A genomic segment from Pseudobacteriovorax antillogorgiicola encodes:
- a CDS encoding histidine phosphatase family protein, which translates to MSLTIYLLRHSQSNPRSNLPSEEWPLTEKGQQQSRRLVSVLNSLGIDKVFSSPYKRCIDTIKPFIESIGRPFTIEQDLHECHVTHQFLPDPNDFWDIFERSWNDFTFSYPDGESCRKGQDRIIRLIDRLKSEESGTLLLSSHGNLISLLLNSLDSGFGFQESRQLKNPDLIKITVSDAISWDKTFDSAKLLGEIFTDQDQTPITIEASGHAETRLQ; encoded by the coding sequence ATGAGTTTAACAATTTATCTCCTGCGACATTCGCAGTCAAATCCACGGAGCAACCTACCTAGTGAGGAATGGCCACTTACTGAGAAGGGCCAGCAGCAATCCAGGCGATTGGTTTCCGTATTGAATAGCTTGGGAATCGATAAAGTATTCTCCAGTCCGTACAAAAGATGTATTGATACTATCAAGCCATTTATTGAAAGCATTGGACGACCATTCACAATCGAACAGGATCTTCATGAATGTCATGTAACCCATCAATTTTTACCTGATCCCAATGATTTCTGGGATATTTTTGAGAGATCCTGGAATGACTTCACTTTCTCATATCCAGATGGAGAGTCATGCCGCAAAGGTCAGGACAGAATCATTCGATTGATAGATAGGCTGAAATCAGAAGAGAGTGGAACTCTGCTTTTATCTAGCCATGGAAACCTCATTAGCCTTCTATTGAACTCATTGGATTCAGGTTTTGGCTTTCAGGAGAGTCGCCAATTGAAGAATCCAGACCTTATCAAGATAACTGTCTCCGATGCTATCTCTTGGGATAAAACATTCGATAGTGCTAAACTTCTCGGGGAAATATTTACGGATCAAGACCAAACTCCCATAACAATCGAGGCTTCTGGTCACGCCGAAACTAGGCTTCAATAA
- a CDS encoding vWA domain-containing protein, which translates to MMKHLFVLVILILPAIFQNCSDVAQFAGMRSVGDPPSAAGGVDDTGIKPDTGDSDVIVEVGPNPIPSGAYKNSIQFNCGDDSVHKERIDLSEPSVSSVELDIEGFFCPKQVDNLHVLLLMDFSGSMGLHRTSRDGPLAPGNDPQAAENCGRLESTIALLETISAQKSIEDKVKIAMVPFAGQVVEDFVIEFVDMEEFYQNLSANNICRYIVQDHSFGLDPTNPGALSRERPQGKIDASTNYRAAFEGAEEILKAVEGRKVVYMISDGYPTSGGRDPIEISIDAGERLRDKVSNMTLNAILLGAGTQKAQELLEYVAGSKERVRAVASASQLADEIVVFPPPEIDPETALASYASGRGDWQDLDFTFFEDLGGGQWQYQVKTTTLDIEAGTDIQSISVRVLGFEGTSFEHRVEIELARSGVNAL; encoded by the coding sequence ATGATGAAGCATCTATTTGTTTTAGTCATTCTCATTTTACCAGCTATCTTTCAGAACTGCAGTGACGTTGCGCAGTTTGCAGGGATGAGAAGTGTTGGTGATCCACCATCGGCAGCTGGTGGAGTCGATGACACTGGAATTAAGCCTGATACTGGTGATTCGGATGTCATAGTTGAGGTTGGGCCAAATCCAATCCCATCAGGTGCCTATAAGAACTCGATTCAGTTTAATTGCGGCGATGACAGCGTTCATAAAGAGAGAATTGATCTATCGGAACCCTCAGTGAGTTCTGTTGAGCTTGATATCGAAGGCTTCTTCTGCCCTAAGCAGGTGGATAACTTGCACGTATTGCTACTGATGGATTTCTCTGGCTCCATGGGGCTACACAGAACATCTAGAGACGGCCCCCTTGCTCCAGGGAATGATCCACAAGCAGCTGAGAACTGTGGTCGCCTAGAATCGACAATTGCTTTGTTAGAGACCATCTCAGCTCAGAAAAGCATTGAAGATAAAGTAAAGATCGCCATGGTCCCCTTCGCGGGGCAAGTGGTGGAGGACTTTGTCATAGAATTCGTTGATATGGAGGAGTTTTATCAAAATCTTTCCGCCAACAATATTTGCCGATATATCGTTCAAGACCATAGCTTCGGGCTAGACCCTACCAATCCCGGGGCACTTTCCAGGGAAAGACCCCAGGGTAAAATCGATGCAAGCACTAACTATCGAGCCGCGTTTGAAGGTGCTGAAGAGATCTTAAAAGCTGTAGAGGGTCGTAAAGTGGTCTATATGATATCTGATGGCTATCCAACCTCCGGGGGTAGAGATCCTATTGAGATCAGCATCGATGCAGGCGAAAGGCTTCGCGACAAAGTTTCAAACATGACATTAAATGCAATATTATTAGGCGCAGGAACTCAGAAGGCTCAGGAACTACTTGAGTACGTCGCAGGTTCTAAGGAGAGAGTCCGAGCTGTGGCCTCGGCATCTCAACTGGCAGACGAAATCGTTGTGTTTCCTCCTCCCGAAATAGATCCTGAGACGGCCCTAGCCAGCTATGCATCAGGTCGTGGAGATTGGCAGGATCTTGATTTTACTTTCTTTGAAGATCTAGGTGGAGGGCAGTGGCAATACCAAGTAAAAACTACGACTCTCGATATTGAGGCGGGCACTGACATCCAATCGATTTCAGTTCGAGTTTTAGGCTTCGAAGGTACAAGCTTCGAGCATCGGGTCGAAATTGAGCTGGCTAGAAGTGGAGTGAATGCCCTCTAG
- a CDS encoding DUF1330 domain-containing protein, which yields MNYEMMVGLQVKDEKVYSDYRNAMKPLLENAGGGFRYDFKVSEVLKNEEGRPINRVFAIYFPSKEKSDTFFSHPEYLEIKRKFFESSVEATTIISSYERD from the coding sequence ATGAACTATGAAATGATGGTTGGGTTGCAAGTCAAGGACGAAAAAGTTTACTCAGATTACAGAAATGCAATGAAGCCACTCCTTGAGAACGCCGGCGGCGGATTCAGGTACGACTTTAAAGTTTCCGAGGTCTTGAAGAATGAAGAAGGAAGGCCTATCAATAGAGTGTTTGCTATATACTTCCCGAGTAAGGAGAAAAGCGACACATTTTTCTCCCATCCCGAGTACTTAGAAATAAAACGCAAGTTTTTCGAATCATCAGTAGAGGCCACAACAATTATCTCTAGCTATGAGCGTGACTAA